In Pyrus communis chromosome 8, drPyrComm1.1, whole genome shotgun sequence, one genomic interval encodes:
- the LOC137743236 gene encoding beta-glucosidase 12-like, with protein MPRRAKTSLDHQKPLFLAMKLDSLLLAVLFIIGIALTNAKKSPVIPSRYSTTSLNRTSFPKGFIFGSASSAYQYEGAWNQGGRKPSIWDNYTHQYPERINGSTTGDVAADQYHRYKEDVGIMKNMGLDAYRLSISWSRVIPNGKLSGGVNQEGIKYYNNLINALLSRGQKPFVTIFHWDLPQALEEEYGGFLSPKIVNHFRDFAEICYKAFGDRVKHWMTLNEPWTYAVNAYAEGAFAPGRCSAWMERNCTGGDSGTEPYLVAHNFLLAHAAAVKLYRYKYQKIQRGVIGMALGVHWFVPVSNSTRHQNAALRSLDFMLGWFMEPLTSGSYPHTMKVLVGKRLPVFTAEQSKLIKGSYDFIGINYYTTHYSSYAPHNNSLNASYLTDARVFQSHEYNGPYIGPPGASSWLYVYPKGLQELLVYTKKNYQNPLIYITKNGIDEWNDPTLSLEKSLNDTHRIDYIYQHLDYLNRACGGGVNVKGYFSWSLLDNFKWSAGYTVRFGLIFVDFNDGQKRYSKLSARWFKNFLKAWKEVRLQLLFVT; from the exons ATGCCAAGAAGAGCAAAAACCAGTCTGGATCACCAGAAACCCTTATTTTTGGCAATGAAACTTGATTCTTTGCTGTTGGCTGTGCTATTTATAATTGGCATTGCATTGACAAACGCTAAAAAATCTCCTGTTATACCTAGTCGTTATAGCACTACCAGCCTCAACAGGACCAGTTTTCCTAAAGGGTTCATATTTGGCTCAGCTTCATCAGCTTACCAA TATGAAGGTGCATGGAATCAAGGTGGTAGAAAACCAAGCATTTGGGATAACTACACCCACCAGTATCCAG AAAGGATCAATGGTAGCACCACTGGAGATGTAGCTGCTGATCAATATCACCGTTATAAG GAAGATGTAGGGATTATGAAGAATATGGGGTTGGATGCTTATAGGTTATCTATCTCATGGTCCAGAGTAATACCAA ATGGAAAGTTAAGTGGGGGTGTGAACCAAGAAGGAATCAAATACTACAATAATCTCATCAATGCACTCCTAAGCAGAG GTCAAAAGCCATTCGTGACAATCTTCCATTGGGATCTTCCCCAAGCATTAGAAGAAGAATACGGGGGTTTCTTAAGCCCAAAAATTGT CAATCATTTTCGAGATTTCGCTGAAATTTGTTATAAGGCATTTGGTGACCGAGTGAAGCATTGGATGACCTTGAACGAGCCATGGACCTATGCAGTTAATGCTTATGCAGAAGGAGCTTTCGCACCAGGAAGATGTTCAGCTTGGATGGAGCGAAACTGTACTGGTGGAGATTCTGGTACTGAACCATATTTGGTGGCACACAACTTCCTCCTTGCTCATGCAGCTGCAGTAAAGCTGTACAGATACAAATATcag AAAATTCAGAGGGGCGTAATAGGGATGGCACTAGGGGTACACTGGTTTGTGCCTGTTTCTAACAGCACGCGCCATCAAAATGCTGCATTACGATCTTTGGATTTTATGCTTGGATGG TTTATGGAGCCATTGACAAGTGGTAGTTATCCACACACCATGAAAGTTCTTGTTGGAAAACGATTACCTGTATTCACGGCAGAACAATCCAAGTTAATAAAGGGGTCATATGACTTCATTGGAATAAATTACTATACTACTCATTATTCAAGCTATGCACCTCACAATAATTCTCTAAATGCAAGTTACTTGACTGATGCTCGTGTTTTTCAATCACATgagtacaac GGTCCCTATATTGGTCCACCG GGTGCTTCAAGCTGGCTATATGTTTATCCTAAAGGACTTCAAGAACTTTTAGTTTAcacaaagaaaaattatcaaaatcctCTCATTTACATTACTAAGAACg GCATTGATGAGTGGAATGATCCCACATTATCACTTGAGAAATCTCTCAATGACACCCATAGAATTGATTACATCTATCAGCATCTCGATTACCTTAACAGagc TTGCGGGGGTGGTGTCAATGTGAAAGGATACTTTTCATGGTCGTTACTAGACAATTTTAAATGGTCTGCTGGATACACAGTACGGTTTGGTTTGATCTTTGTGGATTTCAATGACGGGCAAAAAAGGTATTCAAAACTGTCAGCACGATGGTTCAAAAATTTCTTGAAAGCGTGGAAAGAAGTCCGATTGCAATTATTGTTCGTGACATAG
- the LOC137742016 gene encoding beta-glucosidase 12-like — protein sequence MQYAGNRQTYSTSPNTFQLLMAMKLGSLFLFVVLLTDFALPNSKAANTDPPIICDSLNRSSFDSLVPGFIFGTSSAAYQVEGAWNESGRGPSVWDNFTHQYPEKISDHSNGDVAIDQYHLYQDDVKIMKNMSMDAYRFSISWSRLLPSGTLSGGINKEGIEYYNNLTNELLSKGIKPFVTLFHWDVPQALVDEYGGFLSARIVNDFQDFADLCFDQFGDRVKHWITLNEPRTVSNHGYAIGIHAPGRCSAWYNPNCTGGDSSTEPYIVTHNQLLAHATAVKLYKDKYQACQNGTIGITVVSYWFEPASETQWDRDAALRALDFMFGWFMDPLTHGDYPQTMRAIVGERLPSFTEEQSELLSGSYDFIGLNYYSARYASDASYNCSDNPSYVTDPRVNVTTELDGVPIGPQAASDWLYVYPKGIQDFLIYTKEKYNDPLIYITENGVDEFNDPTLPLPEALNDTNRIDYYNRHLCYVQAAIKNGTNVKGYFAWLVLDNFEWGDGYTVRFGIIYVDYESLQRSSKSSTYWFQSFLKKSSNNTEEIKSFVDGSVGNTEFVYQS from the exons ATGCAATATGCAGGGAACCGGCAGACCTACTCTACATCACCAAATACCTTCCAGTTACTTATGGCTATGAAATTGGGCTCTTTGTTCTTATTTGTTGTGCTACTCACTGACTTTGCACTGCCAAATAGCAAAGCAGCTAACACAGATCCACCCATTATCTGTGACTCTCTTAACAGAAGCAGCTTTGATTCTCTTGTACCAGGGTTCATATTTGGCACATCTTCAGCTGCTTATCAG GTAGAAGGTGCTTGGAATGAAAGTGGTAGAGGACCGAGCGTGTGGGATAACTTCACCCACCAATATCCAG AAAAAATCAGTGATCACAGCAATGGAGATGTTGCTATTGATCAGTATCACCTTTATCAG gatgatgtgaaaattatgaAGAACATGTCGATGGATGCTTATAGGTTCTCAATCTCATGGTCAAGATTGTTACCAA GTGGAACGCTAAGTGGGGGCATTAACAAGGAAGGCATCGAGTACTACAACAATCTCACTAATGAACTCCTAAGCAAGG GTATAAAGCCATTTGTGACGCTCTTTCATTGGGACGTTCCCCAAGCTTTAGTAGACGAATATGGTGGGTTTTTAAGTGCTCGAATTGT CAATGATTTTCAAGACTTTGCAGACCTTTGTTTTGACCAGTTTGGAGATCGAGTAAAACATTGGATCACGTTGAATGAACCACGTACCGTGAGTAATCATGGTTATGCAATCGGAATCCATGCACCGGGACGATGCTCTGCTTGGTATAACCCAAACTGCACCGGTGGAGATTCAAGTACTGAACCATACATTGTGACACATAACCAACTCCTTGCTCATGCGACCGCTGTAAAGTTGTACAAGGATAAATACCAG GCATGTCAAAATGGAACAATAGGAATAACAGTGGTGTCATACTGGTTTGAGCCAGCTTCAGAGACACAGTGGGATAGAGATGCTGCACTTCGAGCTTTAGACTTTATGTTTGGATG GTTCATGGACCCACTAACACATGGTGACTATCCTCAAACCATGCGAGCTATTGTTGGAGAGCGATTACCAAGTTTTACGGAAGAACAATCCGAGTTACTAAGTGGCTCATATGATTTTATTGGACTAAATTACTACTCTGCTAGATATGCAAGCGATGCATCTTACAATTGTTCTGATAATCCAAGCTATGTAACAGATCCTCGCGTTAATGTTACAA CTGAGCTTGATGGAGTCCCCATCGGTCCACAG GCTGCTTCTGACTGGTTATATGTTTATCCAAAAGGAATTCAAGATTTTTTAATCTACACGAAAGAAAAGTATAATGACCCATTGATTTACATTACAGAGAATG GGGTTGATGAGTTCAATGATCCTACATTACCACTACCCGAAGCCCTTAATGATACCAATAGAATTGACTATTACAATCGCCACCTATGTTACGTTCAAGCAGCAATCAA AAATGGTACTAATGTGAAGGGATACTTTGCATGGTTAGTGCTAGATAATTTTGAATGGGGCGATGGATACACTGTTCGATTTGGTATCATTTATGTAGATTACGAAAGTCTACAAAGATCCTCAAAATCCTCAACGTACTGGTTCCAAAGTTTCCTCAAGAAGTCCTCAAACAATACGGAAGAAATCAAATCATTTGTGGATGGTAGTGTTGGGAACACCGAATTTGTGTATCAAAGTTGA